From Gemmatimonadales bacterium, the proteins below share one genomic window:
- a CDS encoding BlaI/MecI/CopY family transcriptional regulator — translation MDDNLELTELQLDVMRALWARSEASVSEVHAALQGERGLALTTVATILTRLERAGLVARRSEGRHYVYRPLVSEERVRHSMVSGLAERLFNGDVTALVSHLLAEREIAPGDLARVRRLIEAQEQKPES, via the coding sequence ATGGACGATAATCTCGAGCTGACCGAGCTTCAGTTGGACGTCATGCGCGCGCTGTGGGCCCGATCCGAAGCATCCGTTTCCGAGGTACATGCGGCGCTTCAGGGAGAGCGGGGTCTGGCCCTCACCACGGTCGCCACGATACTCACCCGGCTGGAGAGGGCCGGGTTGGTGGCGCGCCGGTCGGAGGGCCGACACTATGTCTACCGGCCGCTCGTATCGGAGGAAAGGGTTCGTCACTCGATGGTCAGCGGGCTCGCCGAGCGACTCTTCAACGGAGACGTCACGGCGCTGGTGAGCCATTTGCTTGCCGAAAGGGAGATCGCCCCGGGCGACCTCGCCCGCGTGCGGCGGCTGATCGAGGCCCAGGAACAGAAACCGGAGTCCTGA